The segment ATGACTAATTTCAACCTCCACAAATAATTCTGTAGAAACTCAAACACGTTTCAAATTAACTTAAAAAGTTACTGGATGAGCTTGATTAATACCTTTAATCTGCAAAATCGAAGCGAGCAAATCTGAGGGTATTGGGTCGTCAATGCTTAGAACCATTACAGCCTCTCCCCTAACTATGCGCCTTCCTACTTGCATAGAAGCAATATTTACATTATGAACACCTAGCAAAGAACCAATATTCCCAATAATGCCAGGCATATCGCGATGCCTAGTAAATAACATGTGCCTACTAGGGGCTACATTTACTGGGAATTCATCAATACTCGTAATCCTTAATTCTCCATCGGCAAAAACTGTACCAGTCAAACTATGACTGCCATCATCAGCAGTAGTAGTTAGCTGAAGTGAACCTCCAGAAAAATCGGGAGTGGTTTCATCTTTCACTTCTAAAACATCAATCCCTCGTCCTTTTGCCTCTAAAGAAGCGTTAACATAATTGATTCTGTCTCCTAAAGCACTGGTTAACAATCCTTTCAAAGTAGCAACTACTAGAGGCTGGGAAGGATGTTGAGCAAATTCACCTTGCAAACGAACCTCTAACTTTTGAATATGTCCCCCTGAAAGCTGACTAGCCAATATCCCTAGAGTTTCTGCAAGCTGTAAATGAGGTTTTAAACTATCCATTATTTCTGCACTAAGGCCAGGAATATTGACAGCATTTCTTGCAGGCAGACCTAACAAAACATCTCTGATTTGCTCGGCAACATCAATAGCAACATTCTTTTGGGCCTCAGATGTTGAAGCACCCAAATGAGGTGTAAGAATCAGCCCTTTTTTCACTTTCAATAGAGGGGAATCTTTATCTAAAGGCTCATTTGCATAGACATCTAAGGCTGCACCAGTAATCACTCCCTTTTCCAATGCTTCTGCCAGAGCATCTTCATCAATAATCCCTCCTCGAGCACAATTCACAATCCTTGAAGTACTTTTCATTGTTTCAAGCAATTCAGCATTGACTAAATTTTCTGTTTCAGGAGTCCTAGGCAGATGCAGAGTGATGTAATCCGATTGCTTGAACAGTTCTTTAATTGAGCTAAGAGTAACTTGCATTTGCTGGGCTCGATCTGAAGACACGAAAGGGTCAAAAGCGATAACACTCATTCCCATTGCATTGGCAACTTTCGCCACATGGGAACCTATCTTCCCTAATCCAACCACACCTAAAACTTTTTTATAAAGTTCATTACCTACGAATTTCTTTCGATCCCAAGAACCAGCGATGGTGCTCGCATGAGCTTGTGGAACATTGCGAGAGAGTGCAAGCAGTAACGCAAGTGCGTGTTCTGCAGCCGCAATAGTGTTTCCTCCTGGTGAATTAACAACCAAGACTCCCTGCTTAGTTGCAGAGGGAACATCAACATTATCCACTCCTACTCCTGCTCTGCCTATAATTTTCAACTTCTGACTAGCTTGAATAACATCAGCATTGACCTGAGTCCCTGAACGAATCATAAGAGCTTCATATTCACCAATGATTTTTTTCAAGTCTTCACATGAAATACCTAGGCGCTGATCAACTTGAGCAACCTGACTAAGGATTTCAATACCTGCCTGATCTATGGGATCAGAAACCAAAACTTTCGTCATTTAAGGCGAGAATATGCCTAAGTAGACTTTAATAAGCAAAATGTTCTTGATCACTTTTCTACCCTTTAGGGTCAGAATTTACACAATTAAGGGGATGGGAAAATGACCATTTCAATACTTGTCCTTAAGGATGAGCAATCTGCGCATGAATTCAATCAACTGGTCTGGGGAAAATCTCTAGAGATACTGAAGCTAGAACTTATAGAGCCTTCACAAAAGAAGCAGGCTGAAATAAAAGACACCTTAAAAGAGGAAGAATCCTTTGCTAATAAAAGCTCAGTCACCCCGTTGCGAAAACTAAATATTAATGATGTCAAGCTTCTGAACCCAAAACTTGCTCGCAAAGAGAGACAAAGCAATATGAACCGTTGGTTAATGCCATTTGGATTATTAGCAGGAATCACTTTCTCTGGAATGACAAACTTGAATACATTTGCAGAAATGGGCTTTGGTCCAATTGGGGAAATCTTTTTTGGAGGCTTGCTAGGAATGGCTTCAGGGTGGATAGGAAGCTTTTTTGCAGCATTAAGTGTAAATACATATGAGGAAGACATAGATAGTCTTAGAAAAAAGCACGACCAAGGATATTGGCTATTACTTTTACAAACACCCTTTGAAACAGAACCGCCATGGCAATTAATCCAAGAAATTAACCCAATAGAAATAGTGAGCCTTGGTCAACTTTGAAATTCTCTAACAAAGAAATATTAAAAAAGTCTAAAAACCCAGAGACCTTAAAAGAACTTTTAAAGCTTGGAGAAGAAGCTTTCAGAACTTGGCAAGGTTTATGGTCCCCTTTTATTGATCCTGAACTAATAGAAGAGGCCACTAAAATATTTACCTCTTTAGCTGAAATTAGCTATTACACCAATGGAGGGTACGAAGGGGCTGAAAGAAAAAAAATCTTTTTCCAAAGGACTCAAGTTCCGCAAGAGAATCTACAAGCTTTGCCTCCTATTGCTGGGATCCACATTTCAGGGAACTTCTTATTTGACAAAGCTGAACCAAGTGATTTTCTGACAGTACTTAAAGCAATAGGAATTTCACACAAAGAAATTGGAGACATATGGGTCATAGGTGATTATGGCGCACAATTAATTTGCGAGAAAGAAACAGCTTTGTTTTTAGATAAGAAAAAAGGCATCCTTAGAGACGTTCCCATAGAACATAAAATGCTCGACTTAAGCAAGTTGAAATTGCCACACAAAAAAGCTCCTAAAAAAATAACAACAGTAGAGGCTTCGAAACGCTTGGATGCTATTGCTTCAGCTGGCTTTGGTCTGTCAAGATCAAAAATAGTGGCACAAATTAAAACTGGGAAAGTAAGCATCAATTGGGTCAAAACTGATCAAGCAAATCGTGTAGTTAATAAAGGCGATCGGATTCAATTAACCGCCAAAGGTAGTTTATTAATTGAGGATATAGAAGAAACGAAAAAAGAACGCTGGCGCATAGTGTTACAACGTGAATAAGAAATCTGAAACCTTAACTGCTAGCTTATTTGTCTTAGGACCATCTGAAGATGGAATCTGATGGGCGATTAGCTCAGAGGTAGAGCACTACCTTGACACGGTAGGAGTCACTGGTTCGATTCCAGTATCGCCCATTAAATGTGGATCAAATTAATTCCTCAAAAGAAATCACTATTGTTGTAGGACTTGGACGGTCTGGTTTGGCTGCAGCAAAACTGCTACATGCTCAAGGGGCAAAAGTTGTAGTTATAGAAGAAGCAAATACTTCCTATTTTGAAAAATTATCGAAAGAGCTCCTTGCCCTAGGCATAGTTGTGAAACTAGGAATATCTCTAGAGCTTGAAAGTTTTATGCCATGGCTAAGTCAACTTAAATCAGTTCTAATTAGTCCAGCAATACCTTGGGATCATTACACTATTAATCAATTAAGAGAAAGGGGGATCAAGATTGAAAGCGAAATTTCTCTAGCCTGGAAATCAATGAAACATATCCCATGGATAGGCATTACTGGGACAAATGGCAAAACCACAGTGACTCAGATGCTCAATCATGTGTTAAAGCAAAATGAAATCGACTCAGAGATGGCAGGGAATATAGGGATTCCGGTAGCTCAACTTGCTTTAAATCACCTGAAAGATGCGAAAAAAGATCCTCAATTTTTAGTAGTGGAATTAAGCAGTTATCAATTAGAAACTACTCATGAGATAGCTCCATTAATAGGTATTTGGACAACTCTTACCCCTGATCACCTAGAGCGCCATGAATCATTAAAAAAATATTCAGACATAAAAAAGAGACTTCTAGATAATGCACATAAAGCTATCTACAACTTAGATGATGAGTTTTTATTAAAAAACAAAGCAACTCTAAGAAGTGGGGTTTGGATTAGTGCTAATGGCTCAGGAACTAAAGAGAACCAAGCAGATTATTGGATTCACAAAAATGGGAAAATATATGAGCACACAAAAGAATTGCTAGATTCTTCTGTCTTAAAAATTAGAGGAGTCCACAATCTTCAAAACCTTTTGTTAGTAATTGCAGCGGCGAGAGAGATAGGACTATCTCCCAATGAAATTCAAAAAGGGATTGCTTCGTTTCAAGGAGTTGAACATCGCTTAGAAAAAATAGGATCTCTGCATGGAATAGAAATTTTCAATGACAGCAAAGCAACCAACTATGAATCAGCCAAAATGGGGCTTGCTGCAATGCAGCCTCCTACAATTGTCATAGCAGGTGGGCAAAGCAAAAAAGGGGACTCTCATGGCTGGATTCAAGAACTGAAGAAGAAGGCATCGGCCATAATGCTTTTTGGTGAAAGCGCTAAGCAAATAGAAGGTTTAATCAAAACTTCTAATTTTCTTGGCAAGGTAAGCTGTTTTAAAGATTTAGAAGAAGCTGCAGAAGCTTCGTTTGAGCTTGCTATCGAGAGAAAAGTAAATAGTATTTTATTTTCTCCAGCATGTGCAAGTTTTGATCAATACAAAAACTATGAAGAGAGGGGGGATCACTTCAAAAAGTTAACTAGACAATGGCTAAGTATATTGATGAATTAATTGACTTCTTCAAAGTCTATTAGGGTGCAAATTCTCTTTCAAAGGTTCTTTTGAATTATTAACTCCAAGGAAGGTATTTGTTACTTTTGGTCGGTCATTTCGACATAGATTGCCTAGCCAAAGAATTTTTATGGTTATATCTTTAAACAAAGCTAAGTTCTATAACATGAATGAAATTCCACAAGTTCCCTCTTCAGTAAGTCACAAGAAACTAAACAAATTTATGGTTAATGCAAGAAAAGAAAATACTTCAAGTATAGATATCGAATTAGGGACTATAGAAGACGAGAGTAAGTCATTAAAAAATCTCCTTGACCAGTGGGAAAATATTAGTAAAGAAGTTCTGATAAGCATGAGCAATCAAAATTCTTTAATAAGTGAAAGAGAAAATCCTAAGTCTATTTTAGCTCTAGGGGCAATGGAAGCTCATATAAGAATGGCATTACAAGCGTTGAAAGCTTCAGAAGAAAGTAAATAAGGAATTTATAAAATTCCTGGGATCACTTTTATGCAAAAAGCTTTTAAGCAATAATTGATTTATAACTTTAAACCGTATTGCATACATACCCCTAATTAAAAGAATTCACTCGTTTTCAAAGCAGCAAATTTGACAAAATCTTGAAAACTAGGTAAAAAGTGTTATGACGAATCCAAAGAAAAAGTTAAGCAAAAGGCTTTCTGACCAGAATAGCTTTGACGAAAAAGACCATAGACTGGCGTGCGGCTGGCATGTTGAAGTAGAAGGAAGTGGACAGAGGAAAAGATATCTCAAGCAAGCAAAAATAGTTCAGAATTTTGATCCTGCCTCAATCGCAAACAACTAGAGCAAGTCGTTAGGCAACTTATCTGCTTATTAAGCTAAAGAAAATAATTAGTGGTTTCTTATAAAAACTTTGCTCTATGAATCTTCCATATTGCTTTCTCCTATTTAAAAACGCTGTCTACTTTAAAGAATGACATCAGAAAAGAAAGAATCGCTCGCCTTATCGTAAGAATTTAGAGATCAAGCAATAGTTTCAACTCTCACTTTGAAACCCTTAAAATGGACCCTTTCGACCCAGCAATTCACTATGGCCCCAACGATGCGGGGGTATCGGCCTTTTCAATAGCTCTGGTGGTAATAGCAATTCTAATTGGTTCCTGGGCTTTTGGCGCGGCCTCTGCTCTTATTAGCAATTACTTGAAAGGAAGGAAGGAAGATGTGAGTAATAAAAAAGATTAGATCAATCAAACTCATTGATATCTCTTATAACTAGAAATATATCGCTTATATGACTTCCCAAACTGGATTCCTTAAAGTTCAATCGACTTCAGATTTAAGATGGACTTCTAGACACTGAGTTACACATTCAACACCTTCATCACCGAGACTACAGGCAGTAATGCACTCAAAATAAGAATCTATTGAGTCCATATCGTCTATTAGAGTTACATGTTCTCGATTGGCAGACATAAAATGATACTTTCTCAGGAAGTTCATTTTTAGCATAGATCTTCTCAGTTCAGCATTTTTAGTTACCAGATATAAAGTACCTAAGTAATAATTACTATAGCCTATTTTAATAATCTATTTACATTCTGGAGCAGTCTCTTCGCTCTCGAGCTGGAAAAAATGTTATCAAGAAAGAATTAAACTATAATTATCATTAGCACTTCAATACAAGCTTAATGGGTAAAATAAATTTTAAAAGTAAGGTCAATACTTATAAAGATTTTCCTGAGAAGGGGATATTATTTAGGGATATCTCACCAATTCTAGAGGATTATTTAGCATTCTCCAGTCTGATAGATAATATGGCTAGATCAAAAACTTTTAAAATGGCTGATGCAATAATAATAGTAGATGCAAGAGGTTTTATATTAGGATCGAGTATATCAATAAAAACGGGCAAACCCATTGTTATGGCAAGGAAGTACGGGAAATTGCCTGGTGAAATAATTTGCAAGTCTTATAAGCTTGAATATGGTGAGAATAAGCTTTGTATCCAAAGGGAATCAATTAAACATTTCCAAAATTTTGTAATTGTAGACGATATACTTGCTACGGGAGGTACAGTTGATTGTATTGCAAAGATATTGGATTCTGAGAGAAAAAAAATATTAGGTTTATCAGTTGCCATAGAATTAAAAGATTTAAATGGGAGAGCAAAGTTTAGCTTCCCAGTCACATCTGAAATGGTTTACTAATAAAGCTTTTAGCAATATTCAAGTACTCAAATAACCAAAAGTAAAATGCTATTTAGTTAGTAATAAAGTAAAAATAGTTTAGAGATAAGGCAACTAATTTTTCTAATTAGGCCGATTTGAAGAAAGCCTGTACTCTAAAAGGCTTCTATGAAATTAATCCAAGTCACTCAAAAAAAAATACATCAAGCCAAATGGCTTGATATTACTAGGAGCTGAAGTAGTAAAGAGTGAAAATCTGCCAAATCAGTGGATCGTATTTCATGGGCTCATCATGTTACTTTATATTGGCAACAAGGCATTTTTATAGGAGACCTAGGTTGTTCTTATGCAGATACCAAGCTCTATTGACATTCTAGGGTTGATCGCAGGATCCCTCACAACAGCTGCATTTGTTCCCCAATTGCTAAAGGTATGGAATTCAAAGTCTGCCAAAGATATTTCTTACCTAATGTTTATACTATTTATAATTGGAATAGTTCTTTGGGAGATATATGGATGGGAAATACATTCTATGCCAGTAATTCTATTTAATCTAATAACTTTCTGTTTAGGTTTAACTATTTTAATTCTAAAGTTTATTTTTGACAAAGACAACGATGTCGGAATCAATAATTGAAAGTGTGATTAACTCACCGGCAAGGTTAGTTCTTAAATTATGCTGAAAACTCTTTTTCATCGAATAGATCTTTTTTGTTTCCAAGTGATGACCACTGAATTTCTTGCGATTGTATTTTAACCAAGTCTGCTATGGACATAGCTGCTCCTCCTAGCAGATTTTCATTTGCCAAATTGAAAAGGTCTGAATTACGTATTTTCATACTAAATATGCTCTAAATAAAAATCTTCCTTGTCCTTGATAACTCCTGTGACTAAGAGATCTAATTCAAGAGTACTTATCGTTCTATTACTTAAAAGTAAATCATCGATGAAATAATCAAAGGTTTCTAAAGTCTGGTTCATTGTTCTACAAAGTTAATCTGAATAAAACAAATAAATCTCCAGAGTGCAAGACATTTTGATATTCTTTTCAGAAGTGTAATATTCGCTTCTGAATGTAAGTGTTTGCATGTAGCACCTAAGGTTCAGCAGATCAAGTCTCGATCTCTATCGAGACAAACAAAACTATTAAATTAAAGCAAAGCTCAATTAATAGCTAAAACTGAAAAGAAGGGATCGCCCTCCAAAGATTTGAAAGGTAAAAAAGACTTTTTAGAAGTTCTTTCAGATATAGTTTCAAAGCTATGCCAACCTTGTCTTTCTAATACCTGACGAACATAATTAATACGCTCAGAATCAGAGGATGTGACCCATACTTGTGGAGATTTAACCCAGAAAGCTCTATTACTAAAAGAGACTATTAATTGTCCACCTTCTTTAATCACCCTCCTCAATTCAAAGGATAATTCTTCAGGGTATTGAAGGTACTGCCAAGCTGCAACCATTAAACAAGTATCTATAGAATTGTCTTCTAAGGGAAGTATTTGATTAACATTAAAATTTTGCGTCCAAAAACTATCTAATCTATTATTTCTTTGAAGTTCTTGTAAGTTAAGTCCATGCCCTACAACTCTTTGATAAATTATTTCCTCTGGCAAATGAGAAGTCCAACTACTCATCAAATCTAATACGACATTGTCAACGTTAATCTTATCTCTATATAATTGTGTGAGTCTCTTTCTAAAGCTATCATCTAAATGATTAACAAAGCGAGGGTAAGTATAAAATAATTCATCATCGTCATTATCCTCTTTATACCTTTGATAATCTTCTAAATATTGTACAGACATTATGCAGATTTCACCTCGGAATCAAAAAGTAATGCTTGAAATAACTTTTCCTTTGGCACTTGTTTGACTATTTGAGAACCTGAATATGTTAAAACAAAGATGGGGCTTCCTTCCTCATCTAGATCTTTAATATCTGCATTGCCAATCTGCCACATTCTCATTATTGCAATATCTGCATTAATATCTACACCTTCCTTACATTTTTCAGCCACATTCCTAAACCAAGTTGCCAATTGATCAGCCTTTTTTTGATCTCCATGAACTAATAAAAGAACTGTTTGAGCAACAGTATTAGAATCGTATTGCTGTAAAGCATTCCTAATCCTTTGGTTGGTTAGACTTAATTGATGAATGTACAAATTTATAGCTTAGCTAACTTAAAATTAAACCTAATAGAGAAATTCGCAAGCTAATCAAAACAAATATCACAAATATGGATTCGAGTAAGTTTTGGAAGTAATTTCTTTAAATGAAAAAGTAATAATAAAGGAAGTTAGGGAATTATAATCCAATACCTCTAGACATTAAAGTGGCAAATAAAGGTATTATACAAAAACCAATAAGTTCAATATTGATAATCAGCCGAAGTCTAGAAACTAAATCATAATTAACTTCAGGTAATTTATTTTTACTTAGAGGGATCGCCCAAAGGACATAAGTGATTGTTGGATAAAGGGATAGCAAGCCAACTCCAATATACAAACTAACCTTTATCCAAAATATTGGGTTATGAGTATAGAATTCAGAGCCTTGCCCAAAATACATAACTCTTAGAATACCTGTAACTAATAATGCTATCCCTGCTAAACCATAAATAACATCTGCGACAACCATTGATATAGCAAGTGACCTATCAGGAGATTCTTTTAATTTAAGACGTTCAAATAACAAAGCTCCCGTACACAAAATAATACTTAAATAATGCAAGTAAGCGACAAAAGAACTAGTAAACATTTTAAGTTTTGCAAGGCAAGCAGTGGATTACAATATAAGTATAAATGATAAGCAACAACTATTCGATTATTCGGATGCTATCTAATTAATTTAAGTGTTTTTCGTTTTTTATCAAGTTTCCTATTTTTATGCCTAGCAATTGCACTACTCCAACAGTGAAGCAGTAACCCTAAAGACATTAAAAATTCAAAGATTTCTTGATCATTTCTTATTTGCTTAATAGTAGATGAGTATGAAATGTCAAAATAGAAAAAGAATAATGCTACGAAAAGAAAATACAAACTATATCTTTTCTTTGGTAGAAAGTCTAATTTTGGCCAAAAGTGCCAGCCAATCCATCCAAATAATATACATGAGATTTCAAATGAAGGGTCAAGTAGAATATGATGGAAGAATGGTAAATTATGAATATTTGATTCCCCTTGACTATTAATATCGCGTAATGCCTGAGAACCAAAACCTGTAATTCTTTCACCCCAACTTATTTCTTCCCCAGCAATAAAAAGACACAAAAGTGCCAATAGAAGCCACATTACAGAGTTCAAGTTGATACCATCCCGTAACTTTTTTCTTGCAGTTAAGAAAGCAAAAATAGAAGCAAGTAAATAAAATAAGAACTGCATATTCTCTAACGGACCATCCTCGCTACGCAACCAATCAAACCAACTCATGCCAACGACATATTTACCGTAAGGCAAAATATAAATGAAACCATAAATAATAATCAAATAAATTACAGGGAAGAGGTCAACCTTAGGTTTTAGATTGCCCCACGGAGTTCTTATCTTTTTTTTCTCAAGAGCTGCAAAGGGGTTTAAATTAGCTAATACTGAGCCCAAGGGATAATGACTTAACTGTACTAACTTTGGCATAGAGTTAGAGTTTTGACTAATGGAATTATTATTGGTTACAAAGATAAAGCAGTGAAGGTCTACAAAGAATATACTTAAGAAGGGATAAGTACCACTATAATGATAAAATTGAACCTATACAATTTAAAATGATCAGACAAGCATACTTACAGGAATTCAAATATCATATAAAGATAACAAGATTTTTGGAATCAAGAATTGCTTTAATGGTCAAGTAGGTATATAAAAATAGTTAAAAAGCAATAGCTCTATGATTCATAAAAGTTTATCTTTTAAAAAGTCTCCATTAATAGGTTTAATAATTTTATGGATTTTTTCCTTTATTCTTTTTTATCACGGTTTAGGCGATGTAGCACTTCGAGATTTTGATGAAGCTACAGTCGCAAGAGTAGCCTATGAAATTAGCCAAAAAGATGGGTTAGATCAATTACTACCTAGTCTTTGGGGTAATAATTATCTTAACAAGCCACCAGGACTTCACTGGTTAATTGCGTGGATGATCAAAATAAATGCCTTTTCAGAAACAAATATTTTACCTTCCGAATTAATAATCAGAATCGTTCCTGCTTTTATATCATCTATTGTGATCCCAATTGGTGGGCTAATTCAGTGGAAATTAAGACCCAATGAAAAGTCATCAGCATTAATTACAAGCTCTATTTTATTAACTCTTCTTCCTATAATTAGGCATGGACGATTGGCTATGCTTGATGGCACACAATTAACAGCAATATCAGTATTTTGGCTTTTACTGATATCAATTGACAATTCTAAAAAAGATCTTTTTAAAATTTTAAGTGCTGGCCTCATCAGTAGTTTTATGCTGCTTTTAAAAGCACCCTTACTCATCCCAACAGCTATAGCAGCACTTATAGCTATGTTTAGAGACAACAAAAGAGTGAAATTTATATGGATTAAATGGTATTTAATAGGATTAATTCCAGGTATAGCTTGGCATATATGGAACGGTATAAATACAGGTGAAGGTGCCTTAATTCTTTGGTTTCATAATGGGGCAAAAAGAGTTTTATTTGAGGAAGGTATTGGAAGTGACCTTGGCTTTCTAGTCCCTTTAATAGAAATAGCAGAAGGGGGTTGGCCATGGATATTGCTATTACCTTTTGGGCTAGTCATGGCGTGGAAGGAGAGAGATACCAAGTGGGGAAAGTGGGTATTAAGCTTGTCTTTTATTATGGGAATTTCCATATTCTCTCTAAGAACGCAGCTGCCATGGTACGTTCATCCGATGTGGCTTCCCTTCGCATTAATTTGCGCTCCGGCACTGACAAGACTGACAGAAAATAAATTCAAAGGGTTTGGATTAGATAAATGGCTTAAATTTGTTCCTAATGCATGGATATTGATTGGATCGATATTATTTTGCTTGGGCCTACTAAGTAGCTTTGGATATATAAAAGGATACGATGATTATAGAATAATTAGTCTATTTGTTGGTTCTGGATGGATTAGTGGTGGATTCTTCATAAAGAAAGAAACATTTAAGTTAAGGATATTGGGTATTAGCTGTTT is part of the Prochlorococcus marinus str. MIT 0919 genome and harbors:
- the serA gene encoding phosphoglycerate dehydrogenase, producing MTKVLVSDPIDQAGIEILSQVAQVDQRLGISCEDLKKIIGEYEALMIRSGTQVNADVIQASQKLKIIGRAGVGVDNVDVPSATKQGVLVVNSPGGNTIAAAEHALALLLALSRNVPQAHASTIAGSWDRKKFVGNELYKKVLGVVGLGKIGSHVAKVANAMGMSVIAFDPFVSSDRAQQMQVTLSSIKELFKQSDYITLHLPRTPETENLVNAELLETMKSTSRIVNCARGGIIDEDALAEALEKGVITGAALDVYANEPLDKDSPLLKVKKGLILTPHLGASTSEAQKNVAIDVAEQIRDVLLGLPARNAVNIPGLSAEIMDSLKPHLQLAETLGILASQLSGGHIQKLEVRLQGEFAQHPSQPLVVATLKGLLTSALGDRINYVNASLEAKGRGIDVLEVKDETTPDFSGGSLQLTTTADDGSHSLTGTVFADGELRITSIDEFPVNVAPSRHMLFTRHRDMPGIIGNIGSLLGVHNVNIASMQVGRRIVRGEAVMVLSIDDPIPSDLLASILQIKGINQAHPVTF
- a CDS encoding photosystem II S4 domain protein, with translation MKFSNKEILKKSKNPETLKELLKLGEEAFRTWQGLWSPFIDPELIEEATKIFTSLAEISYYTNGGYEGAERKKIFFQRTQVPQENLQALPPIAGIHISGNFLFDKAEPSDFLTVLKAIGISHKEIGDIWVIGDYGAQLICEKETALFLDKKKGILRDVPIEHKMLDLSKLKLPHKKAPKKITTVEASKRLDAIASAGFGLSRSKIVAQIKTGKVSINWVKTDQANRVVNKGDRIQLTAKGSLLIEDIEETKKERWRIVLQRE
- the murD gene encoding UDP-N-acetylmuramoyl-L-alanine--D-glutamate ligase, with amino-acid sequence MDQINSSKEITIVVGLGRSGLAAAKLLHAQGAKVVVIEEANTSYFEKLSKELLALGIVVKLGISLELESFMPWLSQLKSVLISPAIPWDHYTINQLRERGIKIESEISLAWKSMKHIPWIGITGTNGKTTVTQMLNHVLKQNEIDSEMAGNIGIPVAQLALNHLKDAKKDPQFLVVELSSYQLETTHEIAPLIGIWTTLTPDHLERHESLKKYSDIKKRLLDNAHKAIYNLDDEFLLKNKATLRSGVWISANGSGTKENQADYWIHKNGKIYEHTKELLDSSVLKIRGVHNLQNLLLVIAAAREIGLSPNEIQKGIASFQGVEHRLEKIGSLHGIEIFNDSKATNYESAKMGLAAMQPPTIVIAGGQSKKGDSHGWIQELKKKASAIMLFGESAKQIEGLIKTSNFLGKVSCFKDLEEAAEASFELAIERKVNSILFSPACASFDQYKNYEERGDHFKKLTRQWLSILMN
- a CDS encoding adenine phosphoribosyltransferase; translated protein: MGKINFKSKVNTYKDFPEKGILFRDISPILEDYLAFSSLIDNMARSKTFKMADAIIIVDARGFILGSSISIKTGKPIVMARKYGKLPGEIICKSYKLEYGENKLCIQRESIKHFQNFVIVDDILATGGTVDCIAKILDSERKKILGLSVAIELKDLNGRAKFSFPVTSEMVY
- a CDS encoding SemiSWEET family sugar transporter, which codes for MQIPSSIDILGLIAGSLTTAAFVPQLLKVWNSKSAKDISYLMFILFIIGIVLWEIYGWEIHSMPVILFNLITFCLGLTILILKFIFDKDNDVGINN
- a CDS encoding class I SAM-dependent methyltransferase, which encodes MSVQYLEDYQRYKEDNDDDELFYTYPRFVNHLDDSFRKRLTQLYRDKINVDNVVLDLMSSWTSHLPEEIIYQRVVGHGLNLQELQRNNRLDSFWTQNFNVNQILPLEDNSIDTCLMVAAWQYLQYPEELSFELRRVIKEGGQLIVSFSNRAFWVKSPQVWVTSSDSERINYVRQVLERQGWHSFETISERTSKKSFLPFKSLEGDPFFSVLAIN
- a CDS encoding DUF2214 family protein, with translation MFTSSFVAYLHYLSIILCTGALLFERLKLKESPDRSLAISMVVADVIYGLAGIALLVTGILRVMYFGQGSEFYTHNPIFWIKVSLYIGVGLLSLYPTITYVLWAIPLSKNKLPEVNYDLVSRLRLIINIELIGFCIIPLFATLMSRGIGL
- a CDS encoding pectate lyase; its protein translation is MPKLVQLSHYPLGSVLANLNPFAALEKKKIRTPWGNLKPKVDLFPVIYLIIIYGFIYILPYGKYVVGMSWFDWLRSEDGPLENMQFLFYLLASIFAFLTARKKLRDGINLNSVMWLLLALLCLFIAGEEISWGERITGFGSQALRDINSQGESNIHNLPFFHHILLDPSFEISCILFGWIGWHFWPKLDFLPKKRYSLYFLFVALFFFYFDISYSSTIKQIRNDQEIFEFLMSLGLLLHCWSSAIARHKNRKLDKKRKTLKLIR
- a CDS encoding 4-amino-4-deoxy-L-arabinose transferase, which produces MIHKSLSFKKSPLIGLIILWIFSFILFYHGLGDVALRDFDEATVARVAYEISQKDGLDQLLPSLWGNNYLNKPPGLHWLIAWMIKINAFSETNILPSELIIRIVPAFISSIVIPIGGLIQWKLRPNEKSSALITSSILLTLLPIIRHGRLAMLDGTQLTAISVFWLLLISIDNSKKDLFKILSAGLISSFMLLLKAPLLIPTAIAALIAMFRDNKRVKFIWIKWYLIGLIPGIAWHIWNGINTGEGALILWFHNGAKRVLFEEGIGSDLGFLVPLIEIAEGGWPWILLLPFGLVMAWKERDTKWGKWVLSLSFIMGISIFSLRTQLPWYVHPMWLPFALICAPALTRLTENKFKGFGLDKWLKFVPNAWILIGSILFCLGLLSSFGYIKGYDDYRIISLFVGSGWISGGFFIKKETFKLRILGISCLIIGNFISLFILMGSPNWIWELNENWSVKPIAEMVIKNDPTNIIIKGSFERPSLNWYSNRKIRSYVSSEGNNWYLVKTMANTYEIKDKSCSKKDSKDEWAIFYCTKDDSFTKESK